A stretch of the Lolium perenne isolate Kyuss_39 chromosome 3, Kyuss_2.0, whole genome shotgun sequence genome encodes the following:
- the LOC127323577 gene encoding protein kinase and PP2C-like domain-containing protein isoform X4, which produces MQFSRRSIHPITSKVNESSNIQPLPPRSHATFTSQSPRTTTPIEIQPISHATERRRGGRGGCDGSGGAAGGVQPVRARVLPQRRHPAPPTRRVLLPSLPHRASKLDHPGLAKLIAAHARPPNYLMFFEFFEPPNLADKIHVEEWSPSIQQVVNIASYLAKTLEYLQILGIVHRDIKPANILLDKDLLPRLADFGLAMYQKDIKSVSVENWKSSGKPTGGFYKKNMVGTLIYMAPEILRKDLHTEKSDVYSFAISVNELLTGVVPYTDLRAEAQAHTVLEMTYTEQQLTSAVVSQGLRPALALPESGSPPSLLSLIQRCWDPDPKQRPSFEDIIQELNAIQKHLVTYSCPPSSCSVNMSQTGNAEVHHYQETLNWFNQGELFAKKANKLEHTVNPWSDSFDQSSVSMYRPTLSWGSFATCGRRETMEDTHFMLPCMSEEKDVHSFGIFDGHRGAAAAEFSVRAVPGFLKQFGHTSPTDTLVEAFMKSDTAFREELIIHQKSKRIIQKDWHPGCTAVTALIVRNKLFVANAGDCRAILSRAGKPFPMTRDHVASCAKERERVIKEGTEVRWQIDTWRVGAAALQVMASDGLWDVVGNEDVLSIIRDTVKEPGMCSKRLATEAASRGSKDNITVIVVFLRPVTTAERVY; this is translated from the exons ATGCAATTCAGCCGCCGTTCGATCCACCCGATCACGAGCAAAGTCAACGAATCCAGTAACATCCAACCGTTGCCTCCACGCAGCCACGCCACCTTCACTTCCCAATCCCCACGGACCACCACGCCTATCGAGATTCAACCGATTTCCCACGCGACAGAACGCCGACGGGGAGGTCGAGGCGGCTGCGATGGCTCTGGAGGTGCCGCCGGAGGAGTCCAACCGGTGCGTGCGCGGGTGCTGCCGCAGCGCCGCCATCCCGCTCCACCTACCCGCCGCGTCCTTCTCCCTTCTCTCCCCCATCGCGCGAG TAAGCTGGATCATCCAGGGTTGGCAAAACTGATTGCAGCACATGCACGTCCTCCAAACTACTTGATGTTCTTTGAATTCTTTGAGCCTCCAAACCTAGCAGACAAGATACATGTCGAGGAGTGGAGCCCTTCTATCCAGCAAGTGGTTAACATTGCCAGCTATCTAG CAAAGACTCTCGAATACCTACAAATCCTTGGGATAGTACACAGGGATATAAAACCAGCAAATATTTTG CTAGATAAAGATCTCCTTCCACGACTAGCAGATTTTGGCTTGGCTATGTACCAGAAGGATATTAAAAGTGTTTCAGTTGAAAACTGGAAATCATCTGGCAAGCCTACTGGTGGTTTCTATAAAAAGAATATGGTTGGGACACTAATTTACATGGCACCAGAAATTTTGAGAAAGGATTTACATACAGAAAAATCAGATGTATATAGCTTTGCAATATCAGTAAA TGAGCTTCTTACTGGTGTGGTGCCTTACACAGACCTGCGAGCTGAAGCACAG GCACACACTGTTCTTGAAATGACTTACACCGAACAGCAACTTACATCAGCTGTTGTTTCTCAAGGATTGCGCCCTGCTCTTGCCCTTCCAGAGTCGGGCTCACCGCCGAGTCTCTTGTCACTTATTCAGCGCTGCTGGGACCCTGATCCCAAACAGAGACCATCATttgaggatattattcaagagttAAATGCAATACAGAAGCATTTAGTTACATATTCTTGCCCTCCGTCATCCTGTTCTGTGAACATGAGTCAAACGGGCAATGCGGAAGTACACCATTATCAAGAAACATTAAACTGGTTCAACCAAGGGGAGCTGTTcgcaaagaaagcaaacaaattaGAACATACTGTGAATCCTTGGTCTGATTCTTTTGATCAATCCTCTGTCTCTATGTATCGTCCAACTTTAAGTTGGGGATCTTTTGCAACATGTGGACGAAGAGAAACAATGGAAGATACTCATTTTATGCTTCCCTGCATGTCTGAAGAAAAAGACGTGCATTCGTTTGGCATCTTTGATGGACACAGAG GTGCGGCAGCTGCTGAGTTTTCTGTCCGAGCAGTTCCTGGATTTCTGAAGCAATTTGGCCACACCAG CCCGACTGATACCCTTGTTGAAGCATTTATGAAGAGTGACACAGCATTTAGAGAAGAATTAATTATTCACCAGAAGTCAAAAAGGATTATACAGAAAGACTGGCATCCTGGTTGCACGGCAGTGACAGCACTGATAGTGAGAAACAAGCTTTTTGTAGCAAATGCTGGTGATTGCCGCGCAATTCTGAGCCGTGCTGGCAAACCATTTCCCATGACTAGG GATCATGTTGCTAGTTGCGCTAAGGAAAGAGAGCGTGTTATAAAGGAAGGGACTGAAGTCAGATGGCAAATAGATACATGGCGAGTCGGTGCAGCTGCCCTTCAG